The Candidatus Aminicenantes bacterium genome includes a window with the following:
- a CDS encoding tyrosine recombinase XerC — MDSSSRVLNDYLEYLRDIRNVSQHTLRAYGQDIRQYLSFLKENRLKADRQSARDFITWAYLQSGNKTTVARKIYAVKSFCDFQVQRGRIKDNPFDGIQSLKIDRKIPQILTEAEVLGFLDRLPEDTFIRLRNKTIFELLYATGLRVSELTGLTHDHIRVNEGLIRVMGKGRKERIVPFNAHAGRLLTRYMDACRARFSSLPDRVFLNVRGSGISERSIERILQATFQTLTQSTRRVYPHLFRHSFATHLLQRGANLRIIQELLGHTNLATTQKYTSLNYGDLLKVYRKYHPRSK; from the coding sequence ATGGATTCGTCGTCAAGAGTTCTAAACGACTACCTGGAATATCTGCGCGATATTCGCAATGTATCGCAACACACTCTGCGCGCATACGGGCAGGATATCCGCCAGTATCTCTCTTTCCTTAAAGAAAACCGGCTCAAAGCCGACCGGCAGTCGGCACGCGACTTCATTACCTGGGCTTACCTGCAAAGCGGCAACAAGACCACGGTGGCCCGCAAGATCTACGCGGTCAAATCTTTCTGTGATTTTCAGGTTCAGCGGGGCCGCATCAAGGACAATCCTTTTGATGGTATCCAGTCGCTCAAGATTGATCGCAAAATTCCCCAGATTCTTACCGAGGCGGAAGTGCTGGGTTTTCTCGACCGCCTGCCCGAAGACACTTTTATCCGGTTGCGCAACAAGACGATCTTTGAGTTGCTGTACGCTACGGGGCTGCGGGTATCTGAGTTAACGGGGCTGACTCATGACCATATTCGCGTCAATGAAGGTTTGATCCGGGTAATGGGAAAAGGAAGAAAGGAACGAATCGTTCCATTCAATGCCCATGCCGGCCGTTTGCTGACACGCTATATGGATGCTTGTCGTGCCCGTTTTTCTTCTCTGCCTGACAGAGTGTTTCTCAACGTCCGGGGAAGCGGCATTTCGGAACGGTCCATTGAGCGTATTCTGCAGGCCACTTTCCAAACATTGACGCAGAGTACCCGCAGGGTTTATCCCCACCTGTTCCGCCACAGTTTCGCCACCCACCTGCTGCAGAGAGGGGCGAACCTCAGGATTATCCAGGAACTTTTGGGCCACACGAATCTGGCCACAACGCAGAAGTACACCAGCCTGAATTATGGTGACCTCTTAAAGGTTTACCGCAAATACCATCCGCGATCGAAATGA
- a CDS encoding methylenetetrahydrofolate--tRNA-(uracil(54)-C(5))-methyltransferase (FADH(2)-oxidizing) TrmFO, with product MIPTVQVIGAGLAGSEAALQMADRGIRVKLYEMRPQTGTEIHETPFAGEMVCSNSLGSTELHSASGLLKAELELLGSRFLQTAAQFRVPAGSSFSVDRHQLAENMESTLAAHPGIEMIREETRELPETDVPVIVATGPLTSPVFARHLTRFTQRRHLFFYDATSPIIRSDSIDFFRVFRGTRYDKGEADFLNIPLAEGNYHAFVSELVKAETVELPDFEKGIFFEACLPVEEIARRGPMSLAFGPMKPVGLKDPRTGHMPFAAIQLRRDNIRETLYQMVGFQTRLKWKEQKRIFRTLPGLEAAEFERFGRMHRNTYINAPLILDATGRARRRDSLFFAGQISGVEGYVESICSGLLAGRQMSRHLTGRPLVPLPGETACGALLDYVSSAEWKNFRPTKFSFGLLAPLELSRESRKLSKRERKEQLAQRALETLDQWIRRQEF from the coding sequence TTGATCCCAACGGTTCAGGTGATCGGCGCCGGGCTTGCCGGCAGTGAAGCCGCGTTGCAAATGGCGGATCGGGGAATCCGGGTGAAACTGTACGAAATGCGACCGCAAACCGGCACCGAAATTCACGAAACGCCGTTTGCCGGTGAAATGGTTTGTTCCAATTCCCTGGGCTCAACGGAGCTTCACTCGGCTTCCGGTTTGTTGAAAGCGGAACTGGAGTTGCTGGGGAGTCGTTTCCTCCAAACCGCCGCCCAATTCCGCGTACCCGCAGGGAGTAGTTTTTCCGTGGATCGGCATCAATTGGCTGAAAACATGGAAAGCACATTGGCGGCCCATCCCGGCATTGAAATGATCCGCGAAGAAACGCGGGAGTTGCCTGAAACCGATGTTCCCGTGATTGTGGCTACCGGACCACTGACCAGCCCGGTGTTTGCCCGGCACCTCACGCGGTTTACCCAGCGCAGGCACCTTTTTTTTTACGATGCCACCAGCCCCATCATTCGTTCCGACAGCATCGATTTCTTCCGGGTTTTTCGCGGCACTCGTTACGATAAGGGCGAGGCCGATTTCCTTAATATTCCCCTGGCTGAGGGTAACTATCATGCTTTTGTTTCCGAGCTGGTCAAGGCGGAGACCGTAGAACTCCCCGATTTCGAGAAAGGGATTTTTTTCGAGGCCTGCCTGCCGGTAGAAGAGATCGCCCGCCGGGGACCCATGTCATTGGCATTCGGACCGATGAAGCCGGTAGGATTAAAGGATCCCCGCACCGGGCATATGCCCTTTGCCGCGATTCAGTTGCGCCGGGACAATATCCGTGAAACCCTTTACCAGATGGTGGGTTTCCAGACAAGGCTGAAGTGGAAAGAACAGAAGCGTATCTTCCGTACACTCCCCGGGTTGGAAGCGGCTGAATTTGAACGTTTCGGGCGCATGCACCGCAATACGTATATCAATGCGCCCCTGATCCTGGACGCGACAGGGCGTGCCCGCAGAAGGGATTCGTTGTTTTTCGCCGGTCAAATCAGCGGAGTGGAGGGATACGTGGAATCGATCTGCTCCGGCCTGCTGGCAGGGCGCCAGATGTCGCGTCATCTTACCGGGCGGCCTCTGGTACCGTTGCCCGGGGAAACCGCCTGCGGTGCCCTGCTGGATTACGTTTCATCCGCAGAGTGGAAGAATTTCCGGCCCACCAAGTTCTCTTTCGGTCTTCTGGCGCCCCTGGAATTGTCCCGGGAAAGCCGGAAACTCTCGAAACGAGAGCGCAAAGAACAACTGGCCCAACGGGCCCTGGAGACCCTGGACCAATGGATTCGTCGTCAAGAGTTCTAA